In Vibrio quintilis, the DNA window CAGGAGCTGGCGCGACAGGAAGAAATACAGGGTCAGGATGATTTCCACCTGTTTGATCGTAGCGAAGGAGAAGCGGATGCGGTGGCAGAAGCGATGGCAGCGCAGTTTGCCCATCGTCTGGAACATGTGACCGGTGCGGATCAGGATTATGGCTCAGGCAACAACTACGGTCAGGCGTTGCGGGAGAATACAACCCTGGTGAGTGCGGGAACACAGGTTGCCAATCAGGTGGGGAATGCCACGGTTGAATACCGGCAGCTTTATGTTCAGGAAGCCCGGGTCATTTTACAAAATGCCGCCACTTATGCAGAAACGCATGGGATAAGTGAGACAGAGGCGAAGAAAGCACTCTTTCAGCAGGCATTACTTCAGGTAGATCAAACCTGGGCGTCACAGTCACATATTCAGGAAAATCCGGAGGCCAGAGAAGCGCTGTCAGCAATTGCAGCGCAGCAGGATGGCGATGTTCATGAATCTGCTATAGGGCAAAGCTTCTGGGGGCTATTGGGTGCAACATCCAGTCCTTACTTCCAGGCTGCGAATCAGGCGATTTATGAAGACAGCGGCATCAATGCCCGTGAAAATGCTCAGATTGAAGGGGGCGCTGCAGGTGAAGCTAATCCGATCCGTCAGTATGCCACAGCAAATGGTGAAGCACCGGTTGATGTGACATTGGGTGAAGCCGCAGATTCAGCTTATGATCAGGTCACAGGGACAGCAAAGGCAATTTATGAGGCAGTGAGCGAAGATCCGGCCGGTTTTGCCCAAAAAGTTGATGAAGTTGCTTTTGGTCTGGTGAATAGAGTGGTGAACGATCCGGGCGTGTTATTACCGGAGGAGAATAAAGGAAGCGCAGGAGATCAGCAGTTAGTCGCAGAACTTCAGGGAGAAGAGGAAAAAGCCCGGCAGGAAGCAGGGAGCCAGTTCATCGAAGATGCAGTCAGCCTGATAGGGAGCCCGGTCGCAGCGAAGGGAGAAAAACTGGCGGGCGAGCTGGCGATAAAAGGTTTGGCTGAAGCGGCAGAAGAAGTCACTCAGGCAGCCGGTAAAGGTGCAGTTGAACTGGTTGAGTCGCAGGCAGGTAAGCAACTGGGACATGGCATTGATGTCGGAGATATTGGTAAGCTTGCTGATGATGCAGTCGGGGATGCTGATTTTGCAGATGTTGGGTCGGTGTTGTCAGACACTAATCATTTATTAGAATACTTAGGAACTGAAGGTGTAATTAGCTATGGAGAAGTGGATCCTTTCAGAAGGCCAACTGGTGTAACTGCTATATTGACGCCTGATACGCCGAAGGGAACGATTCCATCCAGCGGAAAACCGCCCGGTTTTAGTAAAGCAGAAAAACATACCAGAGGACATTTACTGGGTAAACAGCTGGGTGGTCAAGGCAATGATTCCCGGAACATCGTGACTCAATATCGCCATGCAAATGAAAATGCGATGGCGCCTTTGGAGGATGAAATTAAACACGAGTTGAATGCTGGAAATGTCGTCGAATATTCAGCTACTCCGGTCTATAATTCAGAAATTCCGGTGCCGTACAGGGCTGTTCACTCGCCATTTGGACCCAAGCCGGGTTACGAGACGGAGGACCTGATACCGAAGGGAATAACGCTTAAGGCCACCAGCTCTAGTGGTAAAAGCGTTGAACTCAGCGTTCCAAATACACCTGTTTGGGCTAATTGGGGAGAGGGTGCACCCACTAATCAAATTAAATCAGAAGCATTATGGAAGACATCAAAATGAGTATAGAAAAGTTAATGACCATTCTTCCTGTACCGGAAAATAATGGCATGGATATCCCCGACTGGGATGAGATAGAAAAAGCAATCCAATTTGAGTTGCCAGAGGATTATAAGCAGTTTATAGCCGTCTATGGGTTAGGATGGATTGATGATTTTATGTTGGTTCTTGCTCCGGGAGTAGATTCGAATTGCTATGACCTTCTGGAAGGTGGGAAAAGTCATTTACTTGAATACATAGGAAGAAGATTATCACATCCAGATTTTTATTTGCATAATGCGCTTGAGAATGGGGATGGTATTTATCCATGGGGAATCACGGATAATGTTGATACTTTATACTGGCAGGTTGTTGATGGAAAAGTAGAGTCTATCCTCATTTATAATAAAGGGCCAGCAGGTGAATTTTTTGAATCAAAGTTGGCTTTTTCTGACTTTCTTTACGCAATTCTGAGTAAAGAGGTTGTGACGGATCATCTACCTGAAGACTTCCCTTCAGAAGAAATTTCATTTGTTGAACAGTGGCGATATGACCAGGATGCTGGTGAAGAACGGTTTGTATTCCTTGATGATATAAAATAGAAAAGTCAGTGTAGCAAGGGTATGTATTGAGATGTTCCGGTGCTCACAGGTGTGATTGTACCAGCTCAGACTTGAGCTGACAGTCACACATTTTTTCGAGACTGCTCATAATTCTGAATCAGCCTGGCTGGCATCAATCCTCCCCTGACAAACCCGCTCCACAACCCCCTTTAACTTCACCACTTCCCCCGCCAAATAATCCAGCTCTTCTCCGGTAATTTCAAAATGCTCTGAATACCGGGCTTCAATATAAGCCCGTTGCAGGCGGTGGAAGCTGCGGCGGTGGAATTTATTATCCAGCGGGAAAGTTGCTTTAAATTCAGGATCAATCTGGGCGCAGAGCTTGCTTAGTTTTTCGATATTATGTGATTTGGGTAAATAATTGGTGCAGGTAAGCAGGGCGCAGGCGTATAACTTTTCTGTTACTTGGTGAAGTTGAAAAGCAGCCGTTTTGAAATGACCATTTTTTATCATCGGATAGAAATAAAGAAAACAGCCAGTGTGTCGCGAAAAATGACCGACATGGTCTTAAGTTCGTGCTGCTTGAATTCGGGAAGATGGTCAAGGTTGTTCTTCATGGGTGCTGCCGGTGGTGGTTCCAGAAACTGACAATGGCATTAGTTTGGCCGGTTGCAGGGAAAATGTCTATTTATTTCAGGGGGAACAGGTTTCAGGTCGAAGTGGGCTGATTGTGTATGTTACGGGTGTGTCTTGATTGAATCTGCCAATGACAGTAAATACCACGACGACCAGAAAACGAAGAAAAATTCTTTCGGCAGATCAAAAACCATCAACCGGGAAAGTATTCAGGAAACGGGGATGAAAAAATTACCTTTTACTGAATCATAAATGATCGCGGTATTGAAGGAATTCAATGCCCGGATGAAAATTAATGATCAAATTAATGCCAGATATGGCAACGACACATTATTGTTTGTCGCTCTTTATCGTTTGTGTGTGTTATGTTATAACGTTTCTTGAAATAACAACATGACTGGCATTGGCCAGCAGGAAGAATGTGCAATATTGACGCAATTATTGAGCATGCAGAGAAGCGCTGTATCGCTCGCGGGAAACAACTGACAGTCAGGCGAAAGCTGGTGCTGCAGGCACTGATCCATGCCGGAAAAGCACTGTCTGCTTATGAATTGATTGATTACTGTAAAGAACACTTCAACGAAAATATTCAGGCGATGTCAGTCTATCGCATCCTGGATTTTCTTGAGGACGGGCATTTCGTGCACAAACTGAAGCTTTCCAATAAATATATCGCTTGTGCACATATCCTTTGTGACCATGAACATGGTGTTTCCCGCTTTTTGATTTGCTCTGAGTGCGGAAAAATCATCGAGCAAACCATTGACCCGGATATGGTCACTGATCTTCAGTCTCATGCCCGGCAGGACGGTTTCACTATCATCAACCCTCAGCTTGAGATCAGCTGTGTGTGTGATGAGTGCGCCGGAAAACCGAAGCCGGAAAGCCCCTAAGTAACTCAAATTGAAGCAAAAATGTATGCGAAAAAGCAGGCCCTAAGCAACCTGAAACCACCAGGTATCGTATAACGTCTTCGCGCCTGCAATTTGACGATTTCATTCATCAACCCGTTAAACATTAATCCGCTGATCAGGCGACAGGAGATTTGTACATGAGTTCTGGCAATAAACAGATTTCAGGTGTACCCACTAATATCGTGACCGGCTTTCTTGGCGTTGGAAAAACGACCGCAATCCTCAACCTGATGAAGCACAAATCAGACGATGAACGCTGGGCAGTGCTGATCAATGAATTTGGGGAAATCGGTGTCGATGGCAGCATGTTACAGGGACAGCAGCATAAAGGGCAGCAGGTTTTCATTCGTGAAGTACCGGGCGGGTGTATGTGCTGTGCAGCCGGTTTACCCATGCAAATTGCTTTGAATCAGTTACTGTCGGAGGCAAAACCTGATCGCCTGTTGATTGAACCGACCGGCCTTGGTCATCCGAAAGAAGTGCTGCAGGTGCTGTCATCTGAGCATTATCGCAAGGTGCTTTCACTACAAAAGAACCTGACTCTGGTTGATGCACGCAAATTATCCGATGCACGCTATACCAGCCATGACACTTTTAATCAGCAAATTGCGATTGCTGATACGGTGGTCGGCAACAAGCAGGATCTTTACCAACCGGGTGATGAAGAGAAGCTGGAAGCTTATGTCGCAGCGCATGGGCGTCCGGATACACAGGTCATCTTCACTCATCATGGCCATATTCCGTTTGCTGCGTTTGAAGGGAAGACAGGCAGTGATGAGCTGCCTGCGCATCACCATCATCATCACGAGAAGAAGCCACTTGCTTCAGAAACGCCGATGCCGCAAAGCGGCATGATCAAAGCCGTGAATGAGGGAGAAGGTTTCCATAGCATTGGGTGGCGCTTTTCTCCGGATAAAATTTTCAGCCGCAGAAAGCTGATTGAGCTGTTCGTTACGCTGAAAGTGGAACGTATGAAAGCGGTATTTATTACGGCAGGTGGTATCTTCAGTTACAACCTCACCCCGGACGGGCTGACGGAGGCAGAGCTGGATGATTGTGCGGAGAGCCGGATGGAGGTGATTTCCGGGACGGCCGATGAAACGATTGAAGCCCAACTGCTTGATTGTATGGAATAATCTCCGGAAAAACACTTGATATCTGTCACATTTCATCATACTTTGGTTTTTTAGCAATATTATCCGGAGGAAATGAGATGACGGCAGTAACAATCAGAAGGGCTGAGTCTTCAGATGCAAAGGCATTACAAGAACTATATCAGGGTATCAATGCGTATTCCGGAACGCTGCAACTTCCTCATCCTTCGCTGGAACTCTGGAAAAGCCGGGTATCCGATATTCCGCCAAATCACTATGTCTATGTGGCGGTGATGGGCGATGAAGTGGTCGGGAATCTTGGACTTGAGGTTTACAGTCAGCCAAGACGTCGTCATGTGGGTTATTTCGGTATGGCCGTGAAAGACAACATTCAGGGCAAAGGGGTTGGCAGTCAGCTATTGTCGACTGCGATTGATCTGGCGGATAACTGGCTGAACCTGAAGCGGGTTGAACTGACGGTATTTGTGGATAATGCCCGGGCGGTTAACCTGTATAAAAAATTCGGTTTTGAAATTGAAGGAGAAGCGAAAGCTTTTGCGTTCAGAAATGGTGAATATGTCGACGCGTATCATATGGCGCGTGTGCTTCATCTTTCTTAAAGGAACGGATTGGCCTTCAAAACAATCATCCTTTTTAAACAAAATCCCCTGCATGGCATGCAGGGGATTTGATTATATTGCTGTTGTGTTTGCCGGGTTATTGTAAATCAAACCGGTCTGCTTCCATCACTTTGACCCAGGCGTTCACAAAGTCAGTGACGAATTTTTCCTGCGCATCATCCTGTGCATAAACTTCAGATAATGCCCGCAGCTGTGAATTAGATCCAAACACCAGATCCACGCGACTGGCGGTCCATTTGACCTGGCCCGTGCTCCGGTCAATCCCTTCAAAGCGTTCCGCTTCCGCAGAGGTTGGTTTCCACTCTGTACCCATATCAGTCAGGTTGACAAAGAAGTCATTGGTCAGTGTGCCGGGTTTATCGGTGAAAACACCGTCCTGAGACTGCTGATAGTTCGCATTCAGTACGCGCATTCCGCCGACAAGCACGGTCATTTCCGGTGCGGTCAGGGTCAGCAGCTGAGCCCGGTCGAGCAACATTTCTTCCGCCGGAACTGTAAACCGGTATTTTGAATAATTCCGGAAACCATCTGCGACCGGCTCAAGCACTTCAAACGATTCAACATCTGTCTCTTCGGCAAGTGCGTCCATTCTGCCCGGCGTAAACGGCACTGTAATCGCGTGGCCTGCCTGTCTTGCAGCCTGTTCAATGGCGGCTGAGCCACCCAAAACAATCAAATCTGCCAGAGAGATTTTTTTATTGCCGGTCTGGGCTGCGTTGAATTGCTGCTGAATGCCTTCATATACCCGCAGGACTTTCTGTAACTGTTGCGGTTGATTGACTTCCCAGCTGTTTTGCGGCACCAGGCGGATACGGCTGCCGTTTGCACCACCGCGTTTGTCTGAACCACGGAATGTGGCTGCAGAAGACCAGGCGGCATAAACCAGTTCTGAAACCGTCAGACCTGCGTCCAGAATTTTGATCTTCAGAGATGCAATGTCATGCGCATCGGCCAGACCATGATCAACTGATGGGACCGGATCCTGCCAGATCAGGTTTTCATCCGGTACTTCCGGGCCAAGATAACGGACTTTCGGCCCCATATCCCGGTGAGTCAGCTTAAACCAGGCTCTGGCAAACGCATCATCAAATTCCTGTGGGTTATCACGGAAGTGTTGGGCAATTTTGCGGAATTCAGGATCTTCACGCATCGCCATATCTGCATCGGTCATCATCAGACCAACACGAATTGCTTCATCTTCCGCATCCGGCGCGTGATCTTTGTCTGCCAGACCCACCGGACGCCACTGATTTGCACCTGCCGGGCTTTTGGTCGCTTCCCATTCGTATTTGAACAGAACATCAAGGTAACTGTAATCCCAGACCGTTGGTGTTGGTGTCCAGGCTCCTTCAACACCGCTGGTAATTGTGTCGCGGCCTTTACCACTGCCGTAACTGCTTTTCCAGCCAAAGCCCATTTCTTCAAGCGGGGCGGCTTCCGGATCCGGGCCAACATGTCCCGGGTCACCGGCACCGTGCGCTTTACCGACGGTGTGACCGCCAATTGTCAGTGCCGCGGTTTCATAGTCATTCATTCCCATCCGGCCAAAGGTATCGCGTAAATCTTTGGCTGTACCCAGTGGGTCAAGCTCACCGTCCGGACCTTCCGGGTTGACATAAATCAGTCCCATTTGTACGGCTGCCAACGGGTTTTCCAGATCCCGTTCACCGGTATAGCGGTTTTTATTCCCCAGCCACTCGTCTTCTGCGCCCCAGTAAATATCTTCTTCCGGTTCCCAGATATCTTCCCGGCCGCCGCCGAATCCGAAGGTTTTTAATCCCATCGATTCATAAGCCACATTGCCTGCCAGAATAAACAAATCAGCCCAGGACAGGCTGTTGCCGTATTTTTTCTTCACCGGCCAGAGCAGGCGACGGGCTTTATCAAGGTTGCCGTTATCCGGCCAGCTGTTTAATGGCGCGAACCGCTGGTTGCCGGTTGAACCGCCCCCGCGGCCATCGCCGGTGCGATAAGTGCCGGCAGAGTGCCATGCCATCCGGATCATGAATGGGCCGTAATGGCCATAGTCGGCTGGCCACCAGTCCTGAGAGTCTGTCAGCGCATGGGTAATATCTTGTTTGACTGCGCTGAGATCCAGCGTATTGAATGCGGCGGTGTAATCAAAATCTTCACCCAGAGGGTTCGATTTTTTGTCATTCTGATGAAGAATTTTTAAGTTGAGCTGATTTGGCCACCAGTCATTATTTGTCATGCCCTCACTCCGTAAACGGGTGTGACTGCCATGCATGACAGGGCACTTACCTGCGCCTGAATTATTATTGTGCGCCATGTTTTTACTCCTGTTTCACATTGTCCGGGTACGGGATATCAGAAAAAAATATCCCGGATTGAATAGTCATCAGCATCAGCAGCCAGTGACGCAACGAGCTGATATTGAGCAGACAGAAAAGAGTTGTTCTGCACGGAAGGCGCGGAAGTTTCCGCCGGACCGTTCATCTCATCAGCGGTATGTTCTGTTTCTGAATGTTTCATAAGCATCTTCTCCTTCATCCAATATCAATCGTTGTTCAGACTGCTTGAATGAGTATATGGAGTATCCTTATCTATGGGTAGCCGGATATACCTATTCTGTTCATCGGTAAAAACGATGGATAGTTATTCTGACGCTACACACTCAGCCTTTGTTCATTGTTGAGGTTAAATACCGCCAGATTTGAATGCATTTGTCCGGCATTGTTCCGAAGCTCTTTACTGTAGGTGGTCATGTGCTGACTTTCGGAAAACAGCTCGTCAATTTGTTCATCAAGTATCCCGAGTTTCCCGATCAGACCGGTCATTGAACCGTATTGATTGTTATTGGTTTGAACCACATCCGTATTCAGGGTATTGGAGTATTCGATTTTGGTGATGACTTCATGGAGCTGGGTGGATGTCAGCCTGAGATTTTCCACGCAGGCGTCGGAGCTTTCCAGCCCTTGTTTCATGGTTTTGGTCAGCTCGGTGGAAAAACGCCGGAGATGACCGAGAATTTCTTCAACCTGGTCGGTTGAGGTTGATGTTTTTTCAGCCAGTGTCCGGACTTCATCGGCCACAACTGCAAATCCCCGGCCATTTTCACCGGCACGGGCGGCTTCAATCGCTGCATTTAATGCCAGCAGGTTGGTTTGGTCGGCAATATTCCGGATGATGTCCAGAATCGTCGTGACTTTTTCAGTCTGTACACTCAGTTCATCGGCGACTTTAAAGCTTTTACGGGTATTTTCTGCCAGTTTCTGATTTTGATCGACGGCCTGATTGAGCTGATGCTGGCCGGTTTGCGCAGAACCGACAGCTTCTTCGAGAGAAGAGGAGGCGTTTTCAACTTTGAGTTTCACTTCTTCAACCGATTGCTGCAGATTTTCTCCTAAATGGACTGAGTCTTTGATCTCCATCCGCTGATTACTGACCTTATTTTCCAGATGGCCGACATTAGACTCCAGTTCATTGGCAATTCCGGCAACTTTGGTCGAATTGGTGTGGAGAGTGTTGATTGATGATTCCAGTGTCGCAATAAATTTATTGATGTATTGTGCAAGCTGACCGAATTCATTATTGCTGTGGTAAGTGATCCGCTGGGATAAGTTACAGTCTCCTGATGAAAGCTGACGGGTCAGCTCGATAAAGTTTTCAAACGGTACGCCAAGCAGGGAGCGGATAAACAGAAACATCAGCAGCAAAGTACTCAGTAGCACAAGGCCCCCGATAATCAGTGCCTGCCGGAGCATTTCTGAGCCAACCTGTTGCACAAAAGAGTATTGCCAGCTGGTATACATATATCCGACTAACGTTGCTTTTTTGCCGGAGCGCAGCGCCGTCACCAGCGACAATTGATCATCACCGGCAGACAGTATCTGTGTACCTTTCAGATCAGGCGGAATTTGCTGAAAAGGAATCTTATTTTTTCCCTGCGCATCGTACAGGTGCTTACTGTCGGTTAAGTAGATGCTCACGCCGGTCAAAGAGTCCGTATTTTCATCGATAAAAGGGGTGAGCTTACCTTCAATGGCTTTCAGTTTTTTGAAACGGACAGAAGTCGCAATCCCTTCTGCGATGGTGTTACTGGCTTGCAAAAAACTTTTCTCACTGGATTCTCTGAGAGCCTGTATGCTGATATTCCATATCGTGATAAGAATAATGATCATCGCAATGGCAATCAAAGCTGAAGTGCCTGCGATCAGTATCCGGCGTATACTCATTCTCTTCCCCCTCCATCAGATAATATGATGCTTAGAGTTCTTCGACATTCACACCGACAGTAATTGCCCCGATAACCTGTCCGCTGGACGGGTCAGTGATACTCATGCTGACCTGAGACTGAAACGTCTGAGTTGACTCATCCTCTTCGACTTCACTGATATGAACGGCTTTTGGTCCTTTCAGATAAGTTTCTTTCCATTTGGCTTCATCACCCTGCCAATAGTCTGAGGTCATCGAACTTTGGCCGACATTCAGCCCTTTGTTATCCATCACAAATATTTCGGTAAACATGCCATCACTATTGTTTTGTATGTCTTTGAGCTTCTGTGACAGCGGATTGCTCAGTACCTGATTGATCAGGACTGGGTTGGAAGAACTAACCTGTGCCCGCCAGGTGTTATCAAATTCAATAATCTGACTTTCTGACAGGGAGGCATGTTTGGCGTTTTGGGCTTTGATGGCGCTGATCACATCGGGTTGGGTTGTGATGGGTTCAATTTTGGACAGTGCAAGTTCGTTGAGCTGGTCCTCATAACCGTCTGCTGACACAAAGGTGGGGATTGCTGCTAAAGTGATTAAAAGCCATTTTTTCATCATCGGTTTCCCTGTAACAGATATAGTAAAAATAAATATAGGGTAATGTTAAAAAATTGCTAAATATTTCACCTCATTAAAGTGATGGTTATATCAATAAGGCAATGGAAACGCGAAAAACCGGATTGAGTCTTTCTGAAATGAAAAATAAGCAAGGCCCGCCAGTTCAGTGCGGGCCTTGCTTATTTTTGTTTCCGGAACTGTTCTTTCTTCCGGATCTGTTTTTGTGTACAGACCTGCGGGAATGCACATCCGTGATTGGTGTATTTATGAAAGGTGCTTCCCGTCCTGTCGCCGGAGAAATTCAGTAAATTCATCTGCAGGAACCGGCCGGCTGATAAAATAGCCCTGCGCATATTCACAGCCATATTGCGTCAGCCAGTCAATGGCTGTTTGTGTTTCGACACCCTCGGCAACGGTTTGTAAACCAAATTGATGCGCAAGCCGGATGGTTGAGATCGCAATGTGTTGATCCTGTTGATTTTCAGCCACGTTGAGAATAAATGCTTTATCGATTTTCAGCTCAGTTGCCGGCAGATTTTTCAACTGAGACAGGGAAGAATAGCCAGTGCCATAATCATCAATCGAGATGGCTAACCCTTGCTCAGAGAGGCGATGCAAAACGGAAAGGGCATATTCCGGATCATCGGCGAGTGCACTTTCCGTAATTTCGAGCGTGATAGCGTCGATGGGCAATTCATATTGTTCAAACAGCGCAAAAATCTTTTGATCAAAAAGTGCTTGTCTGAGATTCACTGCTGAAATATTGACTGCCACGCTGAGGGAAAAGCCCTGTTGCCGCCACCGGGCAACCTGAGCCATGGCCGCGTGTAATACCCAATCCGTTAAGGCATCGATCTGACCGGTGGTTTCCGCAATGTGAATAAACTCATCCGGAGGAATCATACCCCGTTCCGGATGATGCCAGCGAACCAGGGCTTCGGCTTTATCGGCCCGCTTTGTGCCCAGATTCAGCTTCGGCTGATAGAAAAGGGTCAGCTGGCTGGAACGGATCGCCTCGGACAAATCATTCGTCAGCTTGACCCGGCTGATGGCCTGATCAGCCATACGGGTCGCAAATTCAAGTGCCGGAACATTCAGTTTGAGCGCTTCCTGCAGCGCAATACCGGCATTGTGTACCAGCTCTCTTGCTGTCCCGCCATGTCTGGGATAATAGCAGTACCCGCAAACACGGTGTACGGTGACGGAGATATGCTGAAGGTGAAAACGAACATCATGGTCCTGTGACATGAGACGACTGAATGGATCAAGTGTTTCTGATTCCGGCAAAGGAATCAGGGCTGCAAACTCTGATGCATCCAGCTGATAAAACTGAGCGTTGTGATCAGCAGAGCGCATCAACAGATTTGCTGTGGCAATCTGTAATTCATCGCCGGTGTCATTACCCAGACTGTAATTTAAATCAGCAAATTCCAGCAGGCGGAAACGAATCAGACAAAAAGAGCCTGCTTTAGCCTGAATCTGTGAATGAATATCTTCCGCAAGCTTCTTTTTATTGGGCAGACGGGTTAAATCAGAATGATAAGCGAGAAAATTCAGCTTTTCCTGACGTTCAGCAATAGCATGATTCATCAGATTAAATTCGTTCGCCAGCACACCCAGTTCATCTTTACGGTTGACCGCCAGGGTCGTATGTGTGTCACCTTGTGCAATTTGTTTGGTTTTTTCAGCAAATATGCGCAGAGGTTGAGCAATATTTTTCGATAATTTACAGGCAGCAAGAATAGAAAAACCAAAAGTGCCCACCACGACAAGCAGAATATGGAACCAGCGTTTTTTGAGTGTCCCGGGTAAATCATCACGGGAGTCGTATAAAACGGCCACAATGGTTTTGTCACCCATATGACCAATTGGCCGCCATGTCGAGACATAGTCCGGGTTGTCTGCTTCAATCAGTGGTCTGAAATGTTCGCTGTGGTTTATCTTGGCCGGCAAGCGGGTATTACTGGTTGCAAACAACAGCCATGA includes these proteins:
- a CDS encoding EAL domain-containing protein, with the translated sequence MLRFRSIQMQILLSFLVLLIAVQCVLFYSIYQSNLQARQEQTQLRLNTARAVLKNQLSERHYSLSAFALTVAKDFGLKQAFREDDQSFVAALSSHRQRIAADLALALNKEGQLITKLIYDKATRKTRSELSTSLQHVPLSSHEQQVFHQSDDKIYQTILVPLRSGSQIIAWIGFGFALDSELANHLAVLTGMTVDLAYYQHQSVVPVTPDDSWLLFATSNTRLPAKINHSEHFRPLIEADNPDYVSTWRPIGHMGDKTIVAVLYDSRDDLPGTLKKRWFHILLVVVGTFGFSILAACKLSKNIAQPLRIFAEKTKQIAQGDTHTTLAVNRKDELGVLANEFNLMNHAIAERQEKLNFLAYHSDLTRLPNKKKLAEDIHSQIQAKAGSFCLIRFRLLEFADLNYSLGNDTGDELQIATANLLMRSADHNAQFYQLDASEFAALIPLPESETLDPFSRLMSQDHDVRFHLQHISVTVHRVCGYCYYPRHGGTARELVHNAGIALQEALKLNVPALEFATRMADQAISRVKLTNDLSEAIRSSQLTLFYQPKLNLGTKRADKAEALVRWHHPERGMIPPDEFIHIAETTGQIDALTDWVLHAAMAQVARWRQQGFSLSVAVNISAVNLRQALFDQKIFALFEQYELPIDAITLEITESALADDPEYALSVLHRLSEQGLAISIDDYGTGYSSLSQLKNLPATELKIDKAFILNVAENQQDQHIAISTIRLAHQFGLQTVAEGVETQTAIDWLTQYGCEYAQGYFISRPVPADEFTEFLRRQDGKHLS